The Ascochyta rabiei chromosome 3, complete sequence genome segment GGTTCTTCTTGACGGAGATGATGGGCAGCTGGACGGTGACGCTGAGCTCCGGGTGGGTGACGTTTGCCTTCTTGTAGCGCAGACCCATGGGGCGGATGAAGCGCTCGTACTTGACGGGGCGGCGGGTGAAGCCCGGGCCGACAAAGGTGGGCTTTGTGATCATGCGCTTCCAGCTCTTCTTGGCCGTCTTCTTGCCCGTCTTGACGACGCTGAACATCTCCTCCTCGCTGATGCCCTTGACCTTGGGCAGGGGCACGGAGAAGCGGGCGGCCTTTTCGTTGCGCTTCTGCTTGATGGCGCTGGACAGGGCCTTTGCGTTCTTCTCGTTGCTGCGGTCGAGCAGGTACTGCGGCAGGGCTTCGGTCGAGGGCTCTGCGGGCTCCGACGTCTTGACGTTGCGCTCCTCGTGCGCGCGGATCGTCTTCTTCATCTGGATCTTCTCCTTGCGGCGCTTCTCGGCGTGCAGCTTGGCGCGCAGGCCGCGGTAGTTCTGCGCCTTCTTGCTGCCATCGTGGCCCTCACGCGCGATCCT includes the following:
- a CDS encoding Ribosome biogenesis protein yields the protein MPQNEYIERWTKLHGKRFDHDERKRKRIAREGHDGSKKAQNYRGLRAKLHAEKRRKEKIQMKKTIRAHEERNVKTSEPAEPSTEALPQYLLDRSNEKNAKALSSAIKQKRNEKAARFSVPLPKVKGISEEEMFSVVKTGKKTAKKSWKRMITKPTFVGPGFTRRPVKYERFIRPMGLRYKKANVTHPELSVTVQLPIISVKKNPQNPLYTQLGVLTKGTIIEVNVSELGLVTAGGKVVWGRYAQVTNNPENDGCLNAVLLV